In Fusobacterium canifelinum, a genomic segment contains:
- a CDS encoding sigma-54 interaction domain-containing protein, whose translation MKIDNNLKNIFDSLYDGILIIDKNGIVVYTNPSYSRITKINKEDILNKRLLDVRKDSHLTKVMKTGIKEIGQYRTINNIKYIVNMVPIIEKGEIVGGISVLNDMQDIQKNLDKTLAILDNLKEKVKILNKSKYSFDSIIAVDKSSVELKNYSKKISLNDSNILITGESGTGKKIYAHAIHNGSNRASFPFIAINCTTYSKENLEKELFGLEQDAFYDEKKRKIGLLQLVDGGTLFLDEISELDYSLQTKLLHVLQEKTFTKMESLKEIPVDFRLISTTNKNLLELVNQGKFRKDLYYRISVIPLNLLPLKNRKGDILALANKFLKDLSIKYRREVSFSEDVIKILLSYDWSGNIRELRNIVEFLFNISDSSVITIEDLPDYLYLNKKNESYKNLNDYLKECEKKYIKKILSNFENNLEGKKKTAKLLGISLATLYNKLS comes from the coding sequence ATGAAAATTGATAATAACTTAAAAAATATATTTGATTCATTATATGATGGTATTTTAATAATAGATAAAAATGGTATAGTAGTATACACAAATCCGTCATATAGTAGAATAACAAAAATTAACAAAGAAGATATACTGAATAAAAGGTTATTAGATGTTAGAAAAGATAGTCACCTTACAAAAGTTATGAAAACAGGTATTAAAGAAATAGGACAATATAGAACAATCAATAATATAAAGTATATTGTGAATATGGTTCCTATTATAGAAAAGGGAGAAATTGTTGGTGGAATTTCAGTTTTAAATGATATGCAAGATATACAAAAGAATCTTGATAAAACTTTAGCTATTTTAGATAATTTAAAAGAAAAAGTAAAAATATTAAATAAAAGTAAATATAGTTTTGATTCTATTATAGCAGTAGATAAAAGTAGTGTAGAATTAAAAAATTATTCAAAAAAAATTTCTTTGAATGACTCCAATATACTTATAACTGGAGAAAGTGGAACAGGAAAAAAAATATATGCTCATGCAATACATAATGGAAGTAATAGAGCATCTTTTCCTTTCATAGCTATAAATTGTACAACTTATTCTAAAGAAAATTTGGAAAAAGAATTATTTGGTTTAGAGCAGGATGCTTTTTATGATGAGAAAAAAAGAAAAATTGGATTATTACAATTAGTTGATGGAGGAACCTTATTTTTAGATGAAATATCTGAACTTGATTATTCTCTTCAAACAAAACTATTACATGTATTACAAGAAAAAACTTTTACTAAAATGGAAAGTCTAAAAGAAATTCCAGTAGATTTTAGATTGATATCTACAACAAATAAAAATTTACTAGAATTAGTTAATCAAGGTAAATTTAGAAAAGATTTATATTATAGAATATCGGTAATTCCCTTAAATTTATTACCATTAAAAAACAGAAAAGGTGATATTCTGGCTTTAGCAAATAAATTTTTAAAAGACTTATCAATAAAATATAGAAGAGAAGTATCATTTTCAGAAGATGTGATAAAAATATTGTTAAGTTATGATTGGTCTGGAAATATAAGAGAATTAAGAAATATTGTTGAATTTTTATTTAATATTTCTGATAGTTCTGTTATAACTATTGAAGATCTACCAGATTATTTGTATCTTAATAAAAAAAATGAAAGTTATAAAAATTTAAATGATTATTTAAAAGAATGTGAAAAGAAATATATAAAAAAAATTTTAAGTAATTTTGAAAATAATTTAGAAGGGAAGAAAAAAACTGCTAAATTACTAGGAATTTCACTTGCCACTTTATATAATAAACTTTCTTAG
- the panF gene encoding sodium/pantothenate symporter produces the protein MNKTLIIIPIVIYLIAMLYIAYRVNNIKNNAKSFSNEYYLGSRSMGGFVLAMTIVATYVGASSFIGGPGIAYNLGLGWVLLACIQVPTAFFTLGILGKKLSIISRKLNAITIFDVLKARYNNGFLNVLASIMLIVFFISAIVAQFIGGARLFEAVTGLSYLTGLIIFSSVVIIYTTFGGFRAVTLTDAIQAVVMFAATIVLFVVILKHGNGMENIMMKIKDIDPNLLRPDSGGNIAKPFIMSFWILVGIGILGLPATTIRCMAFKDTKAMHNAMIIGTSLVGVLVLGMHLVGVMGRAVIPDLQEVDKIIPILALKNLYPILAGVFIGGPLAAVMSTVDSLLIISSSTLIKDLYVTYLDKNASEAKVKKISMWTSFLIGVLVFLLSIKPISLIAWVNLFALGGQEIVFFCPLILGLYWKGANATGAIASIFSGIVTYLTLEILKTKILGLYNIVPGLVVAIIVFIIASYFGKKSDEKTIKIFFEY, from the coding sequence ATGAATAAAACTTTAATTATAATACCAATAGTAATTTATTTGATTGCTATGTTATACATTGCTTATAGAGTTAACAATATAAAAAATAATGCTAAAAGTTTTTCAAATGAATATTATCTTGGTAGTAGATCTATGGGTGGTTTTGTTCTTGCAATGACAATAGTTGCAACTTATGTCGGGGCTAGTTCATTTATAGGTGGACCTGGTATCGCATATAATCTTGGACTTGGTTGGGTACTTCTTGCATGTATTCAAGTACCAACTGCATTTTTTACCTTAGGTATTCTTGGGAAAAAACTTTCTATTATTTCAAGAAAATTAAATGCTATAACAATTTTTGATGTATTAAAAGCTAGATATAACAATGGTTTTTTAAATGTTTTAGCTTCTATAATGTTAATTGTATTCTTTATAAGTGCTATTGTTGCACAATTTATTGGTGGTGCTAGATTATTTGAAGCTGTTACTGGACTTTCATATTTAACAGGACTTATAATTTTCTCATCTGTTGTTATAATCTACACTACTTTTGGTGGATTTAGAGCCGTTACCTTAACAGATGCTATTCAGGCTGTTGTTATGTTTGCTGCAACTATTGTACTTTTTGTTGTGATATTAAAACATGGTAATGGTATGGAAAATATAATGATGAAAATTAAAGATATTGATCCTAATCTTTTAAGACCAGATTCAGGTGGAAATATTGCTAAACCATTTATAATGTCTTTCTGGATTTTAGTTGGTATAGGAATTTTAGGGCTTCCAGCAACTACTATAAGATGTATGGCATTTAAAGATACAAAAGCTATGCACAATGCTATGATAATTGGTACATCTCTTGTTGGAGTTCTAGTTTTAGGTATGCATTTAGTTGGAGTAATGGGAAGAGCTGTTATCCCTGATTTACAAGAAGTTGATAAAATTATACCAATACTTGCACTTAAAAATTTATATCCAATACTTGCAGGAGTTTTTATTGGTGGTCCTCTTGCAGCTGTAATGTCAACAGTTGATTCACTATTAATAATATCATCTTCAACTTTAATAAAAGATTTATATGTTACTTACTTAGATAAAAATGCTAGTGAAGCTAAAGTAAAAAAAATATCAATGTGGACTTCATTTTTAATAGGAGTTTTAGTATTTCTTCTTTCTATTAAACCAATAAGTTTAATTGCTTGGGTAAATTTATTTGCCTTAGGAGGTCAAGAAATTGTATTTTTCTGTCCTTTAATTTTAGGACTTTATTGGAAAGGTGCAAATGCAACTGGTGCGATTGCTTCTATATTCTCTGGAATTGTTACATATTTAACTCTTGAAATATTAAAAACTAAAATCTTAGGTTTATATAACATAGTTCCAGGACTTGTTGTTGCCATCATAGTTTTTATTATAGCTTCATATTTTGGAAAGAAATCTGATGAAAAAACTATAAAAATATTTTTTGAATATTAA
- the hcp gene encoding hydroxylamine reductase — MDKMFCYQCQETAKGTGCTSIGVCGKTSETSGLQDLLLHTEKGVAAYSAVFRKNGKAKELLEGKVNRYLINSLFITITNANFDDDAILDEIKAGLKLREELKALATEEEKKEAEKYGADLVNWYYESNEDLIKFSENQSVVGVLRTENEDVRSLRELIMYGLKGLAAYAEHAFNLGKTSEEIFAFVEEALLGTMDDSLTAEQLVALTMKTGEYGVKVMALLDEANTSVLGTPEITKVKIGAGKRPGILISGHDLWDLKQLLEQSKDSGVDIYTHSEMLPGHGYPELKKYSHFYGNYGNAWWDQRKDFTNFNGPIVFTTNCIVPPIKNATYKDRVFTTNAAGYPGWKRIKVNADGTKDFSEIIELAKTCQPPVEVESGEITVGFAHNQVLSLADKVVENIKSGAIKRFVVMSGCDGRMSQRHYYTEFAENLPKDTIILTSGCAKFKYNKLNLGDINGIPRVLDAGQCNDSYSWAVVALKLKEVFGLNDINELPLVFNIAWYEQKAVIVLLALLYLGVKNIHVGPTLPGFLSPNVAKVLVENFGIAGITTVEEDLKKFGLYEGSGLAN, encoded by the coding sequence ATGGATAAAATGTTTTGTTATCAATGTCAAGAAACTGCTAAAGGAACTGGTTGTACGTCTATAGGAGTTTGTGGAAAAACATCTGAAACATCAGGATTACAAGATTTATTATTACACACTGAAAAAGGTGTTGCAGCATATAGTGCAGTTTTTAGAAAAAATGGAAAAGCAAAAGAATTATTAGAAGGAAAGGTAAATAGATATCTTATCAATTCACTTTTTATAACAATTACAAATGCAAATTTTGATGATGATGCTATTTTAGATGAAATAAAAGCAGGGTTAAAATTAAGAGAAGAATTAAAAGCTTTAGCAACTGAAGAAGAAAAGAAAGAAGCAGAAAAATATGGAGCTGATTTAGTAAACTGGTATTATGAATCAAATGAAGATTTAATAAAATTCTCTGAAAATCAATCAGTAGTTGGAGTTTTAAGAACAGAAAATGAAGATGTTAGATCTTTAAGAGAATTAATAATGTATGGATTAAAAGGTTTAGCTGCTTATGCAGAGCATGCTTTTAACTTAGGAAAAACAAGTGAAGAAATATTTGCTTTTGTTGAAGAAGCTCTTTTAGGAACTATGGATGATAGCTTAACTGCAGAACAATTAGTTGCTTTAACAATGAAAACTGGAGAATATGGAGTTAAAGTAATGGCATTACTTGATGAAGCTAATACATCTGTATTAGGAACTCCAGAAATTACAAAAGTTAAAATTGGAGCTGGAAAAAGACCTGGAATCTTAATAAGTGGACATGATTTATGGGATTTAAAACAATTATTAGAACAAAGTAAGGATTCAGGAGTAGATATCTATACTCACTCAGAAATGTTACCAGGACATGGATACCCTGAATTAAAGAAATATTCTCATTTCTATGGAAACTATGGAAATGCTTGGTGGGATCAAAGAAAAGACTTTACAAACTTTAATGGACCTATTGTTTTTACAACTAACTGTATAGTTCCACCTATAAAAAATGCTACATATAAAGATAGAGTATTTACAACTAATGCTGCTGGATACCCAGGATGGAAGAGAATAAAAGTTAATGCAGATGGAACAAAAGATTTCTCTGAAATTATTGAACTTGCAAAAACTTGTCAACCACCAGTAGAAGTAGAAAGTGGAGAAATAACAGTTGGTTTTGCACATAATCAAGTTTTAAGTTTAGCAGATAAAGTAGTAGAAAATATAAAATCAGGAGCAATTAAAAGATTTGTTGTAATGAGTGGTTGTGATGGAAGAATGTCACAAAGACATTACTACACAGAATTTGCTGAAAACTTACCAAAAGATACAATTATTTTAACTTCTGGTTGTGCTAAATTCAAATACAACAAATTAAACTTAGGAGATATAAATGGTATTCCAAGAGTATTAGATGCAGGACAATGTAATGACTCTTATTCTTGGGCGGTAGTAGCACTTAAATTAAAAGAAGTATTCGGTTTAAATGATATAAATGAATTACCATTAGTATTTAACATTGCTTGGTATGAACAAAAAGCTGTAATAGTTTTACTAGCTCTATTATATTTAGGAGTTAAAAATATCCATGTTGGACCAACATTACCAGGATTCTTATCTCCAAATGTAGCAAAAGTTTTAGTAGAAAACTTTGGTATAGCAGGAATTACAACTGTTGAAGAAGATTTAAAGAAATTTGGATTATATGAAGGTTCTGGATTAGCTAACTAA
- a CDS encoding acyclic terpene utilization AtuA family protein has product MKKIRIASGAGYAGDRIEPAIDVMKNGDIDYIAFECLAERTIAIAQSEKLKNPNKGYNNLLEERFNEILPICSEKKIKVITNMGAANPVAAVKKIKEIANLKNIKNLKLAAVIGDDISANLNKYGENNILELNKKLSEISDTLVSANAYLGVEGILEALENNTDIIITGRCADPALFLAPLIYEFNWNKDDADLIAKGIMIGHLLECGAQVSGGYYSVPTKDDVKDLWNVGFPIAEVSENGDVIITKTETTSGKVTIDTCKEQLIYEIHNPKEYITPDGIVDFTTISLKKIDKNKVFLTGATGKKKPDNLKVSIGYKDCFIGEAGISYGGSLALEKAKEAKEVLEKRLEFRKIPYDEIRFDYIGLNSLYEDKISNLIKKENSFSEVRLRVAIRTKTREAAKKVVDEVETLYTNGPSGGGGVSKAIEEVVSICSIFIPRDDIQIKVIYEEV; this is encoded by the coding sequence ATGAAAAAGATAAGAATAGCATCTGGTGCAGGATATGCAGGAGATCGTATTGAACCAGCAATAGATGTTATGAAAAACGGAGATATTGATTATATAGCATTTGAATGCTTAGCAGAAAGAACAATTGCTATAGCACAATCAGAAAAGTTAAAAAATCCTAATAAAGGATACAATAATTTATTAGAAGAAAGATTTAATGAAATTTTACCAATATGTAGTGAGAAAAAAATAAAAGTAATAACTAATATGGGAGCAGCAAATCCAGTTGCAGCAGTAAAAAAAATAAAAGAAATTGCTAATTTAAAAAATATTAAAAATTTAAAATTGGCCGCTGTTATTGGAGATGATATTTCAGCTAATTTAAATAAATATGGAGAAAACAATATTTTAGAGTTAAATAAAAAATTATCTGAAATATCTGATACTCTTGTGTCTGCCAATGCTTATCTTGGTGTTGAAGGAATTTTGGAAGCATTAGAAAATAATACTGATATTATTATAACTGGAAGATGTGCAGATCCAGCATTATTCTTAGCACCTTTAATATATGAATTTAATTGGAATAAAGATGATGCTGATTTAATAGCTAAGGGAATAATGATAGGACATTTACTTGAATGTGGTGCACAAGTTTCAGGAGGATATTATTCAGTTCCTACTAAAGATGATGTGAAAGATTTATGGAATGTAGGTTTTCCTATTGCAGAAGTTTCTGAAAATGGAGATGTAATAATTACCAAGACAGAAACAACATCAGGAAAAGTAACAATAGATACCTGTAAAGAGCAATTAATTTATGAAATTCATAATCCTAAAGAATATATTACTCCAGATGGAATAGTAGACTTTACAACAATTTCTTTAAAAAAAATTGATAAAAATAAAGTATTTCTTACAGGAGCAACTGGAAAGAAGAAACCAGATAATTTAAAAGTTAGTATAGGTTACAAAGATTGCTTTATTGGAGAAGCAGGGATTAGTTATGGAGGTTCTCTAGCATTAGAAAAAGCAAAAGAAGCAAAAGAAGTTTTAGAGAAAAGATTAGAATTTAGAAAAATACCTTATGATGAAATAAGATTTGATTATATTGGTTTAAATTCTCTTTATGAAGATAAAATTTCAAACTTAATAAAAAAAGAAAATTCTTTTTCAGAAGTAAGATTAAGAGTTGCTATAAGGACTAAAACAAGAGAAGCTGCTAAAAAAGTTGTAGATGAAGTAGAAACTTTATATACAAATGGACCTTCAGGTGGAGGTGGAGTAAGTAAGGCAATAGAAGAAGTTGTTTCTATATGTTCAATCTTTATTCCTAGAGATGATATACAAATTAAAGTTATCTATGAGGAGGTTTAA
- a CDS encoding CitMHS family transporter produces the protein MLALLGFLTVVILLVAIMSKKMNPVVALIVVPIIFGIIGGFGFELPKFILEGIKSIAPTGTMFIFAILFFGILTDAGTFQPIIDKILEKVGKDPVKITIGTAILAMLVHLDGSGAVTFLITIPAMLPLYNALGMRKTTLATVVALGAGVMNILPWGGPTLRAATSLKMPVTDLFNPLLIPFFSGLIFVLIVAFYLGKQEMKILINHENIEIQKEETNKEKISKMLFLINILIIIMTIGFLISGKVNPTVVFMVAFSIALMINYPNTKKQKEVIDNHAKEALMMASILFAAGAFIGIMQKSEMITAMSNFLVESIPETLGRYLPTITGVLSMPASLLFDPDSFYFGILPILSNTAAQFNIPAYAVGRAAILGQMTTGFPVSPLTGSTFLLIGLTGVELGEHQKKTIAYAFLATIVMLIVAIITGALYR, from the coding sequence ATGTTAGCTTTATTAGGTTTTTTAACAGTGGTTATTTTATTAGTAGCTATTATGAGTAAAAAAATGAATCCAGTAGTAGCTCTTATAGTAGTACCAATAATTTTTGGAATAATAGGAGGATTTGGATTTGAGTTACCTAAATTTATTTTAGAGGGAATAAAATCAATAGCACCAACAGGAACAATGTTTATATTTGCAATTTTATTTTTTGGTATATTAACAGATGCTGGGACTTTCCAACCTATTATAGATAAAATACTAGAAAAAGTTGGAAAAGATCCAGTTAAAATAACAATAGGAACAGCAATTTTAGCAATGCTTGTTCACTTAGATGGTTCAGGAGCAGTTACATTTTTAATTACAATTCCAGCGATGTTACCTTTATACAATGCATTAGGAATGAGAAAAACAACTTTGGCAACTGTTGTAGCATTAGGGGCTGGAGTAATGAATATATTGCCTTGGGGAGGACCTACATTAAGAGCAGCAACATCTTTAAAAATGCCAGTAACAGATTTATTTAACCCATTATTAATACCTTTTTTTAGTGGTCTAATTTTTGTATTAATAGTAGCATTTTATTTGGGAAAACAAGAAATGAAAATATTAATTAATCATGAAAATATCGAAATTCAAAAAGAAGAAACAAATAAAGAAAAAATTTCTAAGATGCTATTTTTAATAAATATATTGATAATAATTATGACAATAGGATTTTTAATAAGTGGTAAAGTAAATCCAACTGTTGTATTTATGGTAGCATTTTCAATAGCATTAATGATAAATTATCCTAATACTAAAAAACAAAAAGAAGTTATAGATAATCATGCCAAAGAAGCATTAATGATGGCAAGTATTTTATTTGCTGCTGGAGCTTTTATTGGTATTATGCAAAAATCAGAAATGATTACTGCAATGTCAAATTTTTTAGTAGAATCTATTCCAGAAACATTAGGAAGATATTTACCTACTATAACAGGAGTATTAAGTATGCCTGCCAGTTTATTATTTGATCCAGATTCATTCTATTTTGGAATATTGCCAATTTTATCTAATACAGCAGCACAATTTAATATACCAGCCTATGCAGTAGGAAGAGCAGCGATATTAGGACAGATGACAACAGGTTTCCCAGTATCTCCTTTAACAGGCTCTACATTCTTATTGATTGGATTAACTGGTGTAGAACTTGGAGAACACCAAAAAAAGACAATTGCTTATGCATTTTTAGCAACAATAGTCATGTTAATTGTAGCAATAATAACAGGAGCTTTGTATAGATAA
- a CDS encoding YhdT family protein, with translation MDKDSKKYNISKQINKEVLITIILYLVYFVWWYYFAYEYSSNNVEEYKYILGLPEWFFYSCILGLVLINILVYICIKFFFKDIDFDKYNENNNLDEK, from the coding sequence ATGGATAAAGATAGTAAAAAATATAATATTTCTAAGCAAATTAACAAAGAGGTTTTAATAACTATCATTCTTTATTTAGTTTATTTTGTTTGGTGGTACTATTTTGCCTATGAATATTCTTCTAATAATGTTGAAGAATACAAATATATTTTGGGTTTACCTGAATGGTTTTTTTATTCTTGTATTCTTGGTTTAGTTCTTATAAATATCTTAGTATATATTTGTATAAAATTTTTCTTTAAGGACATTGATTTTGACAAATATAATGAAAATAATAATTTAGATGAAAAGTAA
- a CDS encoding AtuA-related protein, whose product MKLLDIAHSRTGDKGNISNISLIVYDEKNYSLIKEKVTAEKVKEYFSDIVKGKVVRYELDNLWALNFVMYDALGGGVTRSLAIDKHGKSLSSALLEMEI is encoded by the coding sequence ATGAAATTATTAGATATTGCACATTCAAGAACTGGTGATAAAGGAAATATATCAAATATATCTTTAATAGTGTATGATGAAAAAAATTATTCTTTAATAAAAGAAAAAGTTACTGCTGAAAAAGTAAAAGAATATTTTTCTGATATAGTAAAAGGAAAGGTTGTAAGATATGAATTAGATAATCTATGGGCATTAAATTTTGTGATGTATGATGCTTTAGGAGGAGGAGTAACTCGTTCACTTGCAATAGATAAACATGGTAAATCATTATCATCAGCATTATTAGAAATGGAAATATAA